The window GTTCCTGCTCTCGGACGCCGCGTCGTTCGTCACCGGAGCCGAGTTGACCGTCGACGGCGGCTGGTCCGCCGCCAAGGATTCCGCGTAGAGGGGGGACACTGTGAAGATCACCGGGGTTGAAACGTTTCTGGTCGCGCCGCGCTGGCTGTTCCTCAAGGTCAGCACGGACGAGGGCGTCAGCGGCTGGGGCGAGCCCGTGGTCGAGGGCCGCGCGGAGACCGTGCGCGCCGCCGTGCACGAGATGTCCGAGCTGCTGATCGGTCAGGACCCGCTGCGCATCGAGGACCACTGGCAGGTGCTGCGCCGCGGCGGGTTCTACCGCGGCGGCCCCGTGCTTTCGAGCGCGCTGGCCGGGTTCGACCACGCGCTGTGGGACATCGCCGGGAAGGTCCGCGACGCGCCGGTGCACGAGCTGCTCGGCGGCCCGGTGCGCGACCGCGTCCGGGTCTACAGCTGGGTAGGCGGCGATCGGCCGTCCGGCATCCGCGAGGCCGTGTCCGCGCAGGTCGAGGCGGGTTTCACGGCGGTGAAGATGAACGTCGCCGGCCCGTTGGCCGCGATCGCGTCGCCCGCCGAGGCGGCCGCCGCGGTGGCGCGTGCGTGGGAAGCGCGGGAGGTGCTCGGCCCGCACCGCGACCTCGCGATCGACTTCCACGGCCGCGTCTCGCCCGCGATGGCGCGGCGGCTCGTCAAGCTGCTGGAAGACGTCCAGCCGATGTTCGTCGAGGAACCC of the Amycolatopsis sp. NBC_01488 genome contains:
- the dgoD gene encoding galactonate dehydratase translates to MKITGVETFLVAPRWLFLKVSTDEGVSGWGEPVVEGRAETVRAAVHEMSELLIGQDPLRIEDHWQVLRRGGFYRGGPVLSSALAGFDHALWDIAGKVRDAPVHELLGGPVRDRVRVYSWVGGDRPSGIREAVSAQVEAGFTAVKMNVAGPLAAIASPAEAAAAVARAWEAREVLGPHRDLAIDFHGRVSPAMARRLVKLLEDVQPMFVEEPVLPETQGEALRSIVEASTVPVAVGERLYSRWEFKPVLDAGVAVVQPDPSHAGGISELRRIGALAELYGASLAPHCPLGPISLAASLQVAFATPNFLIQEQSVGMHYHEGREHAYLTDPSVFAFQDGYAARPLGPGLGIEVDEAAVRRADEVGHTWRSPVWRHDDGGLAEW